Proteins from a single region of Sesamum indicum cultivar Zhongzhi No. 13 linkage group LG5, S_indicum_v1.0, whole genome shotgun sequence:
- the LOC105162602 gene encoding transcription factor TCP12-like: MHSYNSHCNYNPIITCTDQAPSVPHRPFPDNLISSSSKSEDYPCSSSLFNFPNSPHLPLEYEDVYLQFLELFYQQQSMTSDHDATILPEPDSKENPSKEAAAGNGKASIPAVDQEVLVRKRSSKKDRHSKINTARGPRDRRMRLSLDVARKFFDLQDMLGFDKASRTVDWLLKNSRAAIREKSLVCGVAHANQTSCSHMRANSGSSISDDCEVVSSSNHSTTVKTTEEPLPSCTKQKRTKKIKVARATVATESRRKARERARERTSQKRRLGESTAGPNLFAGSAISHSLQESAGSRVWINDMGAVPEDLSSDEARACVVTEEVVANTFVCRQWNPLITVSHCQDDAGLSHQQKQLADQHHFCGKQPWEAYHSSYLSG, translated from the exons ATGCATTCCTATAACAGCCATTGTAATTACAATCCTATCATCACTTGCACTGATCAGGCGCCTTCGGTTCCCCACAGGCCTTTTCCCGACAACCTCATCAGTTCTTCTTCCAAATCCGAAGACTACCCTTGTTCCTCTTCCTTGTTTAACTTTCCTAATTCTCCACATCTGCCTTTGGAGTATGAGGATGTTTATCTCCAATTCCTCGAGCTTTTCTATCAGCAGCAATCAATGACTTCAGATCATGACGCCACCATCCTTCCCGAGCCGGATTCTAAAGAAAATCCATCGAAAGAAGCTGCAGCCGGCAATGGAAAAGCCAGCATCCCAGCAGTGGATCAAGAAGTGCTTGTAAGAAAGAGAAGCTCCAAGAAAGATCGGCACAGCAAGATTAATACTGCACGCGGCCCAAGAGACAGAAGGATGAGGCTGTCCCTCGACGTTGCGCGGAAATTCTTTGACCTCCAAGACATGCTGGGGTTCGACAAAGCAAGTCGAACTGTGGACTGGTTGCTGAAGAACTCGAGGGCCGCCATTAGGGAGAAGAGTCTAGTCTGCGGAGTAGCTCATGCGAATCAAACTAGCTGCAGCCATATGCGTGCAAACAGTGGATCCTCTATTTCTGACGACTGTGAAGTTGTGTCGTCGTCCAACCACTCCACCACCGTCAAGACGACGGAGGAACCATTACCTTCTTGTACCAAACAGAAAAGGACCAAGAAGATAAAGGTAGCTCGAGCAACTGTTGCAACGGAATCAAGGAGGAAAGCAAGAGAGAGGGCTAGAGAGAGAACAAGTCAAAAAAGACGGCTTGGTGAAAGTACTGCAGGCCCAAATCTATTTGCTGGCTCAGCAATTAGCCATAGCTTACAAGAATCAGCAGGCTCCCGAGTCTGGATCAATGATATGGGGGCTGTGCCGGAAGATTTGAGCTCTGATGAAGCACGTGCTTGTGTGGTAACAGAAGAAGTAGTAGCTAATACCTTCGTCTGTCGCCAATGGAACCCGCTTATCACCGTCTCCCATTGCCAGGACGATGCTGGATTATCGCATCAA CAAAAGCAGCTCGCAGATCAGCACCATTTTTGCGGCAAGCAGCCATGGGAAGCCTACCACAGTTCGTATCTATCTGGATAA